From the Echeneis naucrates chromosome 7, fEcheNa1.1, whole genome shotgun sequence genome, the window TTTAGAACCTATTAGATGATTGGCTGAGGCACATACCATATGGCCACAAGCAGCACGTCATTCCCCTGCTCTATATCCTGTCATCTTCTTGAACAAGAGCATATAAATGttacaaaacagacaaagaaaactaaaatcacATAGATCTGCTTTCTACAGTTGTAACCTGAAAGTTTcttctcagagcagcagcacagagttgCATGAGAGAGTACTGGAGCCtgatggaaacacaaacatcatttgGGGTGTGTGGATGAGACAGATTATGTCGCTTATTCCACGAGTCCAGGTCTTGCCTGGTCTTAATGGCTCATGTGCAGTAAATAGGCAGCCTCTGGGTGGCACTGCTCTATCACTGTTGTCAGTAAACAGATGTTGCATCCAGATGTTGTGTATCACACCTCTTCGtatttaatttcacagaaaGATCATGGACTCAGGTGAATTGGACTTCTACCAGCACACAAAGGTCTGCTCCAACACCTGCCGCAGCACTAAGATAGACCTTGTCGGAACTAAGGTATCCATCGGCAGTGATCAGTCAGCTGACCTGGTCCCTGCCACCCCCTCATCTGCTGACTGTAAGTTACACAGCCTTAGTCATTGCACAAGTTCAGTTGCTTTAATGATGGTAACACTAATGTGTTTGTTGATACACAGGTGTGGTAGTAGAGCTTAACTAAACACTGAATATTATTGACTTAGACCACTAGCAGAGGGCTTCTGTACTGCTGCCAATAAATATAAAGGGTAGATGTAACGTGTAGGTACTGGATGGGATGTTCTtcaagcagacagagaggcagatgtATGTAGTCAAAATGTATTAACAAAGAtattgcagaagaaaaataaaccctggaaaatgtaatcaaattaaCTTATGCCATATCATTAAAGAAGTGAAATGTTCTCCCACTTGGATCAAACAGACAAACGGAAAGAAAGATTCTCAAAGAGCCAAGCCTTTTCTCATATAATATCACAATATAGTAGTCTGGGTCAGTTGAGAGCAAGATCAGAGAGGGTGGAGGATGGAGCTTCTGCACTAACATCAGATTCAAATTCTGAAACAGATTGTAGTGATGTGGTTTGCTGCTCTTTGTCTTGCAGCAAACGGAGCCACAACCTTGTTTCCTGAGGTTATAGAAGAAACTTCAGAGTGGGTCACAGCCATTGGAGGTGATCAGCTTGCATGCACATGTTCGCTGTGTAATGAACTGATTCCATGAAAAGAGTTTCtcgttttttctgtttgttcacgtgtgtgtgtgtgtgtgtgtgtgtgtgtgctctcagaGGACTCTGTATTGTTCTGGCGTGCAGTGAAAGAGGCTGGGCTGCTGGATGAGGTGGTGGAGGACTtccagaagcagctgcaggaggtgCTGAAGGGGCTGcaggagagagtgtgtgacCCTCCTCTACAGGTCAAAGGTTTGAGCTGCACACATTCTGAGTCGATCAGGTACAGAAAAAACATTCAGAACAAAAATTATGACCCTCTCTTCACTCTGTAATCTGAGCATCTGAGAATCTGAGCCTTCTATACCACACTCTATATATGTCCGATGTCAAGGCTTGAGGAAGTTGCACATTCAAGCCAACTCCTCACTTCCACTACCTCACATGGTCGGGAGTTACACTACCCTCACAATCCACCACAGTCACAATAAGTTGCCAGTCACTAGGTTAGTCAATGAAGATCTTCAATTtatgtgttttcctgttttagtCCACAACTTAAATTCTATGTGATAATATCTTCCATGAGGAATTTCCTTTCATGAAAGAACATGTATGTGGAGAGGACTGTAAAGCTGAATTTGAAGTTAAGTACTTGATCTATCTCAAGAGCTTGGAATGTACCATACTTCCAGCAGCTAATGTAGCCATTGGCCCGATTACTAGTAAATAACAGGTCCAAATAATGGCTATATCCCATTGAAcataaagttttgtttgtgtcttgtttttgttttttgttgttgtttgtttagatGCAGTTTTGCTCAACAATATTGTGCAGAACTTTGGGATGTTAGACCTTGTGAAGAAGGTTCTAGCCAGTCATAAGAGTCAGATGGACCGTTACAGAGAACAGTACACCCGCAGCCTTGCTGGTTAGTATGAGAGTCTTCATTAGAGGTTCCAGACTGACGATAAAATCACACCCTCATTCACAGTATTGAACATCATGGCGTATGTCTGTACATACTGAACATGTCTTCTTCTGTAGCTCTAGAGCAGCAGTGTGATGAGCACAGGAAACGAGCCAAGGAGCTGAAGAGCAAATCTCAGCACCTCAACAATGTCTTGATGACCCTCACTCCGGTTCCTGCACCCCTCCCATCCAAACGCCCCCGTCTAACACGCACCATCTCTGGCCCTGCCACAGTCACCAGTGCTCCCACCCAAATTACTTTGCCTCTCAACCAGCTGAGTGGTTTGCCACTGGGAAAGGTACTGACAGTGGCAGGAACCCCGGCCAGCGGTAACCTGGGTGCCTACACTCTTTTAACCTCTGCGCTTTCTGGCTCAGAGCTGTTGGCCGACTCCTCTAACCTCACTGTGctgtcaacagcagcaggtcaggAGGGCGCAGCTACTACTGGAGCCTCTGCAGCCTCCACAGCA encodes:
- the gmeb2 gene encoding glucocorticoid modulatory element-binding protein 2, translating into MASSEVSMHEMSEVVIVTIPEGVDEDLPSVVEEDKAVLMTAELTPQPGEDILTVAQVETQVEASSSDSLSKEEAVIVKLTEEVDVEADVFYPITCGDAKATLVWKKFVCPGINVKCVQFKEQLISPKEFVCLAGKSTLKDWKRAIRLNGTMLRKIMDSGELDFYQHTKVCSNTCRSTKIDLVGTKVSIGSDQSADLVPATPSSADSNGATTLFPEVIEETSEWVTAIGEDSVLFWRAVKEAGLLDEVVEDFQKQLQEVLKGLQERVCDPPLQVKDAVLLNNIVQNFGMLDLVKKVLASHKSQMDRYREQYTRSLAALEQQCDEHRKRAKELKSKSQHLNNVLMTLTPVPAPLPSKRPRLTRTISGPATVTSAPTQITLPLNQLSGLPLGKVLTVAGTPASGNLGAYTLLTSALSGSELLADSSNLTVLSTAAGQEGAATTGASAASTAFVKVVGSQFQLVTLPSTLQGLATTQSTSIQHQVGSINVVDTTATIDESNEKDQSNDEEEAEGQPEKTKEVDGQQSPEKQ